A portion of the Streptomyces sp. NBC_00376 genome contains these proteins:
- a CDS encoding glycosyltransferase family 2 protein codes for MPAAQYPAVSVIMPVLDEERHLRNSVRHILEQEYAGEMEVVIALGPSTDRTDEIAAELVREDPRVHTVPNPTGRTPAALNAAIKASRHPIVVRVDGHGMLSPNYIATAVRLLEETGAQNVGGIMHAEGENAWEDAVAAAMTSKIGVGNAAFHTGGQAGPAETVYLGVFRREALEKADGYNVEFIRAQDWELNFRIREAGGLIWFSPELKVQYRPRPSVRALAKQYKDYGRWRHVVARYHSGSINLRYLAPPTAVCAIAAGIVVGAAVTPWAFVVPAGYVAAIVAGSVPAGKGLSLKARAQIPVALATMHMSWGYGFLTSPRSLAKKVIASRRPAVTV; via the coding sequence ATGCCTGCCGCGCAGTACCCCGCCGTCTCCGTGATCATGCCGGTGCTCGACGAGGAACGTCACCTCAGGAACTCCGTCCGGCACATCCTGGAGCAGGAGTACGCGGGTGAGATGGAGGTGGTCATCGCACTGGGCCCCTCCACGGACCGCACCGACGAGATCGCCGCGGAGCTGGTGCGCGAGGACCCCCGGGTCCACACCGTCCCCAATCCGACCGGCCGCACCCCGGCAGCCCTCAACGCCGCGATCAAGGCCTCCCGTCACCCCATAGTGGTGCGGGTCGACGGACATGGCATGCTCTCGCCGAACTACATCGCGACCGCCGTCCGCCTCCTGGAGGAGACCGGCGCGCAGAACGTGGGCGGCATCATGCACGCCGAGGGCGAGAACGCCTGGGAGGACGCCGTCGCCGCGGCCATGACGTCGAAGATCGGCGTCGGCAACGCGGCCTTCCACACCGGGGGCCAGGCCGGCCCGGCGGAGACCGTCTACCTCGGCGTCTTCCGCCGCGAGGCGCTGGAGAAGGCGGACGGCTACAACGTGGAGTTCATCCGGGCCCAGGACTGGGAGCTGAACTTCCGCATCCGCGAGGCGGGCGGCCTGATCTGGTTCTCGCCCGAACTGAAGGTGCAGTACCGGCCGCGCCCCTCCGTGCGGGCGCTGGCCAAGCAGTACAAGGACTACGGCCGCTGGCGCCACGTCGTCGCCCGCTACCACTCCGGCTCGATCAACCTGCGCTACCTGGCGCCGCCCACCGCCGTCTGCGCGATCGCGGCGGGCATCGTGGTCGGCGCGGCCGTCACCCCGTGGGCGTTCGTCGTTCCCGCCGGGTACGTCGCGGCGATCGTCGCCGGGTCCGTACCGGCGGGCAAGGGCCTGTCGCTGAAGGCGCGGGCCCAGATCCCGGTGGCCCTCGCGACCATGCACATGTCGTGGGGGTACGGCTTCCTGACCAGCCCCCGCTCGCTCGCGAAGAAGGTCATCGCCAGCCGCCGGCCGGCCGTCACCGTGTGA
- a CDS encoding LCP family protein, which translates to MARSGTPGEGTRPRVRQAGRPGRDGGLHTEAPEEEPGSGGGGRRAAPAESGHRRGGPKRHGKKGKRRVLRWVASVTALLIIGGAGAGYLYIEHLNGNLKKADLTLGDKKMADHKANAAGQTPMNILLIGSDARDSKENQKLGGAKDTFGAPPLADVQMLLHLSADRSNMSVISMPRDTMLKIPKCTDPETKKVYPATTGLEMTNETLGRGGPGCSVATWYELTGITIDHFMMIDFSGVISMADAIGGVPVCVKGNVYSHTSTGKGSGLKLEKGTTKIKGKQALQWLRTRYGFEDGTDLGRTHAQHMYMNSMVRELRKGTKLTDPGKLMNLAEAATNALTVDKGDNGLGSVNKLYDLAEELKKVPTKRITMTTMPNVYGTGTLKERVLPKPGDAEQLFQMVRDDVPLDGKAAKRKKPAAAKKPTASPAETPVTVRNGTRTEVDYPVKGRATAVKDLLAGKGYTQSTIDSQNTEPAKRTGILFPTVDMEGNAQAVAKALGIPLTAVKKSTDVSGITLTVGADWREDGDYHAPSAEEKTPDSARALNGDDDSACMDIQPGFGW; encoded by the coding sequence GTGGCACGGAGCGGTACGCCCGGGGAAGGGACGCGGCCACGCGTCCGGCAGGCCGGTCGACCCGGCCGGGACGGCGGTCTCCACACGGAGGCGCCGGAAGAGGAGCCGGGCTCCGGCGGAGGTGGCCGCCGGGCCGCCCCGGCGGAGAGTGGGCACCGGCGCGGTGGCCCGAAGCGGCACGGCAAGAAGGGCAAACGCCGGGTGCTGCGCTGGGTCGCGTCGGTGACCGCGCTGCTCATAATCGGCGGCGCCGGCGCCGGTTACCTATACATCGAGCACCTGAACGGCAATCTCAAGAAGGCCGATCTGACCCTCGGCGACAAGAAGATGGCCGATCACAAGGCCAACGCCGCCGGTCAGACCCCGATGAACATCCTGCTCATAGGCTCGGACGCGCGGGACTCCAAGGAGAACCAGAAGCTCGGCGGGGCCAAGGACACCTTCGGTGCACCGCCCCTGGCCGACGTGCAGATGCTGCTCCACCTCTCCGCCGACCGCAGCAACATGTCGGTGATCAGCATGCCGCGCGACACCATGCTGAAGATCCCGAAGTGCACCGACCCGGAGACGAAGAAGGTCTACCCCGCGACCACCGGTCTGGAGATGACCAACGAGACGCTCGGCCGCGGCGGTCCCGGTTGCTCGGTGGCCACCTGGTATGAGCTCACCGGCATCACCATCGACCACTTCATGATGATCGACTTCTCCGGTGTGATCTCGATGGCGGACGCGATCGGCGGCGTCCCGGTCTGCGTCAAGGGCAACGTCTACTCGCACACCAGCACCGGCAAGGGCTCCGGGCTGAAGCTGGAGAAGGGCACCACGAAGATCAAGGGCAAGCAGGCCCTCCAGTGGCTGCGCACCCGCTACGGCTTCGAGGACGGCACCGACCTCGGCCGTACCCACGCCCAGCACATGTACATGAACTCGATGGTCCGTGAGCTGCGCAAGGGCACCAAGCTCACCGACCCGGGCAAGCTGATGAACCTCGCCGAGGCGGCGACGAACGCGCTGACGGTCGACAAGGGCGACAACGGCCTCGGCTCGGTCAACAAGCTCTACGACCTCGCGGAGGAGCTCAAGAAGGTGCCCACCAAGCGCATCACCATGACGACGATGCCGAACGTCTACGGGACGGGCACGCTCAAGGAGCGGGTGCTCCCCAAGCCCGGCGACGCCGAGCAGCTCTTCCAGATGGTCCGCGACGACGTCCCGCTCGACGGCAAGGCGGCCAAGCGCAAGAAGCCGGCCGCCGCCAAGAAGCCCACCGCGTCCCCCGCCGAGACCCCGGTGACCGTCCGCAACGGGACACGTACCGAGGTCGACTACCCGGTCAAGGGCCGGGCGACGGCGGTCAAGGACCTGCTGGCCGGGAAGGGCTACACCCAGTCCACGATCGACTCGCAGAACACCGAGCCGGCGAAGCGGACCGGGATCCTCTTCCCCACCGTGGACATGGAGGGCAACGCCCAGGCGGTCGCCAAGGCGCTCGGCATCCCGCTGACGGCGGTGAAGAAGTCGACCGACGTCTCCGGCATCACGCTGACCGTGGGAGCCGACTGGCGCGAGGACGGCGACTACCACGCGCCCTCCGCCGAGGAGAAGACCCCGGACAGCGCACGGGCGCTCAACGGCGACGACGACTCGGCCTGCATGGACATCCAGCCCGGCTTCGGCTGGTAG
- a CDS encoding LCP family protein produces MDAQSRGRADGIDPADQWVLNPQTGDYELRLNHSGGDSGESSRTSRPRVPNNRGSSARDSGGGRRSASRDGGGERRNPAGNGQGTGSKPEVPGQRSRRSANGTRGQESSGPAGRRSRKAPKARRKKALLWTGGTMAFVLVGLSVGGYALYQHFNGNLNTVDIGGSGNKNVFDNDAPINILIIGTDKRTGKGNEGYGDKGSVGHADTNILFHVSEDRTNATALSIPRDLITDIPDCKTRQPDGSDKVVPGTQNVRFNQSLGQEGRNAGCTMDTVKEITGLKVDHFMMVDFNAVKELSTAVGGVEICLAKPVKDPDSHLDLPAGEHRIQGEDALAFVRTRHSFGNHGDLDRIKIQQQFIASMIRQMQSDDTLTSLPKLYKLADAATKALTVDTGIGTGKKLASLAQELGKVNTKNITFTTVPVLDNPAEKTPVTVVLNPPKADALFAMMRDDTSLTEVKSKKKAAKSKQDALLKGSKAAAGDVRVDVYNGGKVPGAAQATVVWLQNEQGVLKSTNKANAPAKVKKTTLEYAPNQADQARALAAMMGLPGSAMKQGTTDAEGLQAMVLTLGDDFKGAGTPITGPAKVPADIQQANADKAECAK; encoded by the coding sequence GTGGATGCGCAAAGCCGTGGGCGGGCGGACGGAATCGACCCCGCAGACCAGTGGGTACTCAACCCGCAAACCGGCGATTACGAACTGCGACTGAATCATTCCGGAGGGGATTCGGGAGAGTCTTCCCGTACTTCCCGCCCACGTGTCCCCAATAACAGAGGGTCGTCGGCCCGTGACAGTGGCGGCGGACGTAGAAGCGCCTCCCGTGACGGCGGGGGCGAGCGCCGGAATCCGGCCGGCAACGGCCAGGGGACGGGTTCGAAGCCCGAGGTGCCGGGGCAGCGCAGCCGCCGTTCGGCCAACGGCACGCGCGGCCAGGAGAGTTCCGGTCCGGCGGGCCGCCGCAGCCGCAAGGCCCCCAAGGCCCGCCGCAAGAAGGCGCTGCTGTGGACGGGCGGCACGATGGCCTTCGTGCTGGTCGGCCTGTCGGTGGGCGGGTACGCGCTGTACCAGCACTTCAACGGCAACCTGAACACGGTCGACATCGGCGGGTCCGGCAACAAGAACGTCTTCGACAACGACGCCCCGATCAACATCCTGATCATCGGCACCGACAAGCGCACCGGCAAGGGCAACGAGGGCTACGGCGACAAGGGCAGCGTGGGCCACGCCGACACCAACATCCTCTTCCACGTCTCCGAGGACCGCACCAACGCGACGGCGCTGAGCATCCCGCGCGACCTGATCACCGACATCCCGGACTGCAAGACCAGGCAGCCGGACGGCTCGGACAAGGTCGTCCCGGGTACGCAGAACGTCCGCTTCAACCAGAGCCTCGGCCAGGAGGGCCGTAACGCCGGCTGCACCATGGACACGGTCAAGGAGATCACCGGCCTGAAGGTCGACCACTTCATGATGGTCGACTTCAACGCGGTGAAGGAGCTGTCCACGGCGGTCGGCGGGGTCGAGATCTGCCTGGCCAAGCCGGTCAAGGACCCGGACTCGCACCTGGACCTGCCGGCCGGTGAGCACCGCATCCAGGGCGAGGACGCCCTGGCGTTCGTACGGACCCGGCACAGTTTCGGCAACCATGGCGACCTGGACCGGATCAAGATCCAGCAGCAGTTCATCGCCTCGATGATCCGGCAGATGCAGTCGGACGACACTCTGACCAGCTTGCCCAAGCTGTACAAGCTGGCGGACGCGGCGACCAAGGCACTCACCGTCGACACCGGCATCGGCACGGGGAAGAAGCTGGCCTCGCTGGCCCAGGAGCTCGGCAAGGTCAACACGAAGAACATCACCTTCACCACGGTGCCGGTGCTAGACAACCCGGCCGAGAAGACACCGGTCACCGTCGTACTGAACCCGCCCAAGGCCGACGCGCTGTTCGCGATGATGCGCGACGACACCTCACTGACCGAGGTGAAGTCGAAGAAGAAGGCCGCGAAGAGCAAGCAGGACGCACTCCTCAAGGGCTCCAAGGCCGCCGCGGGCGACGTACGCGTCGATGTGTACAACGGCGGCAAGGTCCCCGGTGCCGCGCAGGCGACGGTCGTCTGGCTGCAGAACGAGCAGGGCGTCCTCAAGTCCACCAACAAGGCGAACGCCCCGGCGAAGGTCAAGAAGACGACGCTGGAGTACGCGCCGAACCAGGCGGACCAGGCCCGCGCCCTGGCCGCCATGATGGGCCTGCCCGGCTCGGCCATGAAGCAGGGCACCACGGATGCCGAAGGGCTCCAGGCGATGGTGCTGACGTTGGGGGACGACTTCAAGGGCGCGGGCACACCCATCACCGGGCCGGCAAAGGTGCCGGCCGACATCCAGCAAGCAAACGCCGACAAGGCAGAGTGCGCCAAGTGA